The following coding sequences are from one Mycolicibacterium aichiense window:
- the dxs gene encoding 1-deoxy-D-xylulose-5-phosphate synthase: protein MLEQVRGPADLQHLSQAQLTELAAEIRQFLIHKVAATGGHLGPNLGVVELTLALHRVFDSPHDPILFDTGHQAYVHKMLTGRAADFDTLRKKDGLSGYPARAESEHDWVESSHASAALSYADGLAKAFELTGHRNRHVVAVVGDGALTGGMCWEALNNIAAAKRPVIIVVNDNGRSYAPTIGGLADHLAGLRLQPGYERVLERGRVAVRGMPIIGEACYQAMHSVKAGIKDALSPQVLFTDLGLKYVGPIDGHDEHAVETALRHARGFKAPVIVHVVTRKGMGYAPAENDEAEQMHSCGVIDPDTGLATKSAAPGWTSVFSDALITYAAKRRDIVAITAAMPGPTGLSAFGERFPDRLFDVGIAEQHAMTSAAGLAMGGLHPVVAIYSTFLNRAFDQMMMDVALHKLPVTIVLDRAGITGNDGASHNGMWDLSILGIVPGMRVAAPRDGARLREELGEALEVDDGPTAIRFPKGEVGEDIPALERVSGMDLLARPADGLSQDVLLVAVGSFAPMALKVAQRLRNQGIGVTVVDPRWVLPVPDGIAPLATSHKLVVTMEDSGVHGGVGSTVSAALRAAGIDVPCRDLGVPQQFIDHAGRGEVLEEIGLTEQNIARQVTGWVAALGTLDDTVSDSAEKTN from the coding sequence ATGCTTGAACAGGTTCGCGGCCCCGCAGATCTGCAACACCTGTCCCAGGCGCAGCTGACCGAACTGGCTGCCGAAATTCGCCAGTTCTTGATCCACAAGGTCGCTGCCACGGGCGGCCACCTCGGCCCCAATCTCGGTGTTGTGGAGTTGACCCTCGCGCTGCACCGGGTCTTCGACTCTCCGCACGATCCGATCCTCTTCGACACCGGCCATCAGGCCTACGTGCACAAGATGCTCACCGGCCGGGCCGCCGACTTCGACACGCTGCGCAAGAAGGATGGCCTCTCGGGTTATCCCGCACGGGCCGAAAGCGAGCACGACTGGGTGGAATCCAGCCATGCCTCGGCCGCCCTGTCCTACGCCGACGGTTTGGCGAAAGCCTTCGAACTGACCGGACATCGCAACCGGCATGTGGTGGCGGTGGTGGGCGACGGCGCGCTGACCGGCGGCATGTGCTGGGAAGCCCTGAACAACATTGCCGCGGCCAAGCGGCCGGTGATCATCGTCGTCAACGACAACGGGCGGTCCTACGCGCCGACCATCGGCGGGCTGGCCGACCATCTGGCCGGGCTGCGGCTGCAGCCGGGCTATGAGCGCGTGCTGGAACGCGGCCGGGTCGCCGTGCGCGGGATGCCCATCATCGGTGAAGCCTGTTACCAGGCCATGCACAGCGTGAAGGCCGGCATCAAGGACGCGCTGTCACCGCAGGTGCTGTTCACCGACCTCGGCCTGAAGTACGTCGGCCCGATCGACGGCCACGACGAGCATGCGGTGGAGACCGCGCTGCGGCACGCCAGGGGGTTCAAGGCTCCGGTGATCGTGCACGTGGTCACCCGCAAGGGCATGGGCTACGCGCCTGCCGAGAACGACGAGGCCGAGCAGATGCACTCGTGCGGCGTCATCGATCCCGACACCGGGCTGGCCACCAAGTCTGCCGCACCCGGCTGGACGTCGGTCTTCTCCGATGCGCTGATCACCTATGCCGCCAAGCGGCGCGACATCGTGGCGATCACCGCGGCGATGCCCGGCCCGACCGGACTGTCGGCGTTCGGTGAGCGCTTCCCGGACCGGCTGTTCGACGTCGGCATCGCCGAGCAGCACGCGATGACGTCGGCGGCCGGGCTGGCGATGGGCGGCCTGCATCCGGTGGTGGCGATCTATTCGACGTTCCTCAATCGCGCGTTCGATCAGATGATGATGGACGTCGCGCTGCACAAGCTGCCCGTCACGATCGTGCTGGACCGCGCCGGCATCACCGGCAACGACGGCGCCAGCCACAACGGCATGTGGGATCTGTCGATCCTGGGTATCGTCCCGGGGATGCGGGTGGCCGCGCCGCGCGACGGAGCCCGCCTACGGGAAGAACTCGGCGAAGCACTCGAGGTCGACGATGGTCCAACCGCCATCCGATTCCCCAAAGGTGAAGTGGGCGAAGACATTCCGGCGCTCGAGCGGGTTTCCGGCATGGACCTGCTGGCCCGCCCGGCCGACGGCCTGAGTCAGGACGTCCTACTCGTGGCGGTGGGTTCGTTCGCGCCGATGGCGCTGAAAGTCGCACAGCGACTGCGCAATCAGGGGATCGGTGTGACGGTGGTCGACCCGCGTTGGGTCCTTCCGGTGCCCGACGGAATTGCGCCGCTTGCCACCTCGCACAAACTGGTGGTGACGATGGAGGACAGCGGCGTACACGGTGGCGTCGGCTCCACCGTCTCGGCTGCCCTGCGCGCCGCAGGCATCGACGTGCCGTGCCGGGATCTCGGTGTGCCGCAACAGTTCATCGACCACGCCGGCCGCGGTGAGGTGCTCGAGGAGATCGGCCTGACCGAGCAGAACATCGCCCGTCAGGTCACCGGCTGGGTTGCAGCACTCGGAACGCTCGACGACACGGTCAGCGATTCCGCCGAAAAGACGAACTGA
- a CDS encoding DUF3000 domain-containing protein translates to MNTAQVRAEIELGPIRPPQRLAPYSYALGAEVKHPDTEIVPETSDGDAFGRLILLHDPEGSEAWDGTMRLVAYIQADLDSSEAVDPLLPEVAWSWLVDALESRSEHVTALGGTVTATTSVRYGDISGPPRAHQLEMRASWTATTMALDTHVQAFCEVLEHAAGLPPVGVTDLGSRSRA, encoded by the coding sequence ATGAACACCGCCCAGGTGCGGGCGGAGATCGAACTCGGTCCGATCCGTCCACCTCAACGTCTCGCGCCGTACAGCTATGCGCTGGGCGCCGAGGTCAAGCACCCCGACACCGAGATCGTCCCGGAAACCTCCGACGGCGATGCATTCGGCCGGCTGATCCTGCTGCACGATCCCGAAGGGTCGGAAGCATGGGACGGCACGATGCGCCTCGTCGCCTACATCCAGGCCGATCTGGACTCCAGCGAGGCTGTCGACCCGCTGCTGCCCGAGGTGGCGTGGAGTTGGCTCGTCGACGCCCTGGAAAGCCGCTCCGAACACGTCACCGCTCTCGGCGGCACCGTCACGGCCACCACCTCGGTGCGCTACGGCGACATCTCCGGTCCGCCCCGCGCCCACCAACTCGAGATGCGCGCATCGTGGACGGCCACCACGATGGCCCTCGACACACACGTCCAGGCATTCTGCGAGGTCCTCGAACACGCCGCCGGTCTGCCACCGGTCGGGGTGACGGACCTGGGTTCCCGCTCCCGCGCCTGA
- a CDS encoding putative bifunctional diguanylate cyclase/phosphodiesterase, producing the protein MSLVSLADNLMTSMAAVATVAAAVTARTGSGRVRIAWAVMAIGLGSFTVGALLWFVYRLTEFEHPYPSVADAAYLVLPIAVGIALIVLSTGFSRTSRTRLVLDALVVAWSFTIVGWIAVLSEIWKSAPGDRLRVAVSAGYPVLDAAVLTIGVLVVARAHGVQRRTLALLTAAMAAIAMSDGVFVYLTATRQPTDTALLYPGWLIGLALFIGAAVTGRGFTHREVIAAQPVSWTSLWLPFVPVLLASAAVFTQSPADLAVGPIPLIGFLLLLAFSARQLLVMSENRSLLATVADQALRDPLTGVGNRIVFRDRLSHAMQMRQRDGLSVGVLVMDLDDFKVVNDTLGHPVGDELLSLVAERIVGSVRAGDTVARLGGDEFAVLIEGRVDHSQLVAHRVVEAFDEPFIVDGQDLLIRPSIGLAVAEQGDPDLLAEDLLKRADIAMYSAKRSRAGGVHLFNAEMLLSETPDNDLFASGPMPASRSGASTVRLLGELRQAIDQFELTLVYQPKFDLKTASIVGVEALVRWPHPKRGLLSPDEFLPLVRRYGLMGSITDLVINQALDDVVRWRKDRLEVPIAVNMFAPSMADLRLPGKFAKALAERNLSPSQLTVEITEDLFLDHMERTKTVLNQLQEFGIRIAIDDFGSGYSALSYMRDLTVDEVKLDRHFIAPIPADQRASAVVRAVLNLANELGLTTVAEGIETAATADWLREHGCHIGQGYYFSPPLTADKLRDILKRCDRDSTCRATGCSLRYGSCHWSESDVTHIELMR; encoded by the coding sequence GTGTCGCTCGTTTCGCTCGCCGACAACCTGATGACCTCGATGGCCGCCGTGGCGACGGTGGCCGCCGCCGTCACCGCACGGACCGGCAGCGGTCGGGTGCGAATCGCCTGGGCCGTCATGGCAATAGGACTGGGCTCGTTCACGGTCGGCGCTCTTCTGTGGTTCGTATACCGGCTGACCGAATTCGAGCACCCGTACCCGTCGGTGGCCGACGCCGCATACCTCGTGTTGCCGATTGCCGTCGGGATCGCCTTGATTGTGCTGTCCACCGGGTTCAGTAGGACCTCGCGGACGAGGTTGGTGCTCGACGCGCTTGTCGTCGCCTGGTCGTTCACCATTGTCGGCTGGATCGCCGTGCTCAGCGAGATCTGGAAGTCTGCTCCCGGTGATCGCCTCAGAGTGGCGGTCTCGGCCGGTTACCCCGTGTTGGACGCTGCCGTGCTCACCATCGGTGTTCTGGTGGTGGCGCGTGCGCACGGTGTTCAGCGCCGGACCCTGGCGCTGCTGACGGCGGCGATGGCGGCCATTGCGATGTCCGACGGTGTGTTTGTCTACCTCACCGCGACCCGGCAGCCGACCGACACCGCGCTGCTGTATCCCGGTTGGCTGATCGGACTGGCGCTGTTCATCGGGGCGGCCGTGACCGGTCGCGGTTTCACTCACCGGGAAGTTATTGCCGCACAACCTGTTTCGTGGACTTCGCTGTGGTTGCCCTTCGTGCCGGTGTTGCTGGCCAGCGCGGCGGTCTTCACGCAGTCGCCGGCGGATTTGGCGGTCGGGCCGATACCGCTGATCGGGTTCCTGCTCTTGCTCGCATTCAGTGCGCGCCAGCTTCTGGTGATGAGCGAGAATCGGAGCTTGCTGGCGACGGTCGCCGACCAGGCCCTGCGTGACCCGCTCACCGGCGTAGGCAACCGCATCGTGTTCCGGGATCGGCTGAGTCACGCGATGCAGATGCGGCAACGCGACGGACTCTCGGTCGGCGTTCTCGTCATGGACCTCGACGATTTCAAGGTTGTGAACGACACCTTGGGCCACCCGGTCGGCGACGAATTGCTCAGCCTGGTCGCCGAGCGGATCGTGGGCAGCGTCCGGGCCGGCGACACGGTGGCGCGCCTCGGCGGCGATGAGTTCGCGGTCTTGATCGAGGGCCGGGTGGACCATTCGCAGCTGGTCGCCCATCGGGTGGTCGAGGCGTTCGACGAGCCCTTCATCGTCGACGGTCAGGATTTGCTGATCCGGCCGAGCATCGGTCTGGCGGTCGCCGAGCAGGGCGACCCCGACTTGTTGGCCGAAGACCTGCTCAAACGGGCTGACATCGCGATGTACTCGGCCAAGCGCTCCCGGGCCGGCGGTGTGCACCTGTTCAACGCGGAGATGCTGCTGAGTGAGACGCCTGACAATGACCTGTTCGCGAGCGGGCCCATGCCGGCATCCCGCAGCGGCGCGAGCACGGTGCGGCTGTTGGGGGAGTTGCGGCAGGCCATCGATCAGTTCGAGCTGACGTTGGTCTATCAGCCGAAGTTCGACCTGAAGACCGCCTCGATCGTGGGGGTTGAGGCGTTGGTGCGCTGGCCGCACCCCAAGCGCGGCCTGCTGTCGCCCGACGAGTTTCTTCCGTTGGTTCGCCGCTACGGGCTGATGGGGTCGATCACCGACCTGGTGATCAACCAGGCCCTCGATGACGTGGTGCGCTGGCGAAAGGACCGCCTCGAGGTTCCCATCGCGGTGAACATGTTCGCGCCGTCGATGGCCGATCTGCGCTTGCCGGGCAAGTTCGCCAAGGCACTGGCCGAGCGCAACCTCAGTCCGTCGCAGTTGACCGTCGAGATCACCGAGGACCTCTTCCTCGACCACATGGAGCGCACCAAGACGGTGTTGAACCAGTTGCAGGAGTTCGGGATTCGGATAGCCATCGACGATTTCGGCAGTGGCTATTCGGCGCTGTCGTACATGCGCGATCTCACTGTCGACGAAGTCAAGCTCGACCGGCACTTCATTGCGCCGATCCCAGCCGACCAACGGGCCTCCGCCGTGGTCCGGGCGGTGCTCAACCTGGCCAACGAACTCGGCCTGACCACCGTCGCGGAGGGGATCGAGACCGCGGCCACCGCCGACTGGCTGCGGGAGCACGGCTGCCACATCGGGCAGGGCTACTACTTCAGCCCGCCGCTGACTGCGGACAAGCTGCGCGACATCCTGAAGAGATGCGATCGTGACTCCACCTGCCGGGCCACGGGTTGCTCACTGCGCTACGGCTCTTGCCACTGGTCGGAGTCCGATGTGACCCACATCGAGCTGATGCGGTAG
- a CDS encoding ribonuclease D: MTPDDDAAITAPDAAAEDAPEATPLLRPSEGVPPLSVSADEIARAADQLAKGSGPFAVDAERASGFRYSNRAYLIQIRRTGAGTVLIDPVNHGSSPIDVLRPVAEVLADDEWILHAADQDLPCLAEVGMHPPALYDTELAGRLAGFERVNLAAMVQRLLGLGLAKGHGAADWSKRPLPDEWLNYAALDVEVLIALRDAIDDVLTEQDKSHWAAEEFEHLRRSEATPTRRDRWRRTSGLHKVRNRQALAAVRELWTVRDQIARRRDIAPGRILPDSAIIAAAVADPKTVEELTKLPIFGGHKQRRSAHVWLAALESARTNPDPPDSAEPQNGPPPAVRWAKRKPEAAARLDAARARLSELSERVRVPTENLVSPELVRRLCWDWQDTGDVSGAVDTVLREGGARQWQRSLVVPVLADALSSAAAEKA; this comes from the coding sequence ATGACACCAGACGATGACGCCGCGATCACGGCGCCCGATGCCGCAGCCGAGGACGCCCCCGAGGCGACTCCCCTGCTCCGCCCGTCCGAGGGCGTGCCACCCCTGTCGGTCAGCGCCGACGAGATCGCCCGGGCAGCCGACCAGCTGGCGAAGGGCAGCGGGCCGTTCGCCGTCGACGCCGAGCGCGCATCGGGCTTCCGGTATTCCAACCGCGCCTATCTGATCCAGATTCGCCGCACCGGCGCAGGCACCGTCCTGATCGACCCGGTCAACCATGGCAGCAGTCCGATCGACGTGCTGCGGCCGGTGGCCGAGGTCCTGGCCGACGACGAGTGGATCCTGCACGCCGCCGATCAGGACCTGCCCTGCCTTGCCGAGGTGGGCATGCACCCGCCCGCGCTCTACGACACCGAACTCGCCGGCCGGCTGGCCGGGTTCGAGCGGGTCAATCTGGCGGCGATGGTGCAACGCCTGCTCGGACTGGGGCTGGCCAAAGGGCACGGCGCGGCGGACTGGTCCAAACGTCCGCTGCCCGACGAATGGCTGAATTACGCCGCGCTGGACGTCGAAGTACTGATCGCCTTGCGCGACGCGATCGACGACGTGCTCACCGAGCAAGACAAATCCCATTGGGCCGCAGAAGAATTCGAGCACCTTCGCCGTTCTGAGGCCACCCCGACCCGACGTGACCGCTGGCGGCGCACCTCAGGACTGCACAAAGTCCGCAACCGCCAAGCCCTGGCCGCGGTGCGCGAATTGTGGACGGTGCGCGATCAGATCGCCCGCCGCCGCGACATCGCCCCGGGGCGGATCCTGCCGGACTCGGCGATCATCGCCGCGGCCGTCGCCGACCCCAAGACCGTCGAGGAGCTGACCAAGCTGCCCATCTTCGGCGGGCACAAACAGCGCCGCAGCGCCCACGTCTGGTTGGCCGCGCTGGAGTCTGCGCGCACCAACCCCGATCCGCCGGACAGCGCCGAACCGCAGAACGGGCCGCCGCCGGCGGTGCGCTGGGCCAAACGCAAACCGGAGGCCGCCGCCCGGCTCGACGCCGCCAGGGCGCGCCTGTCCGAGTTGTCCGAACGGGTGCGGGTTCCCACCGAGAATCTGGTGTCGCCGGAACTCGTCCGCAGGCTGTGCTGGGATTGGCAGGACACCGGCGACGTCAGCGGGGCGGTCGATACCGTCCTGCGCGAGGGCGGAGCCAGGCAGTGGCAGCGCTCGCTCGTGGTCCCGGTGCTCGCCGATGCCCTGAGCTCTGCTGCCGCCGAAAAGGCGTGA
- a CDS encoding protoporphyrinogen oxidase — protein sequence MVAAYRLRTLAGADADITVFDPADRLGGILRTERIAGQPMDIGAEAYVVRRPEVPALLAELGLAGRQISTTGVRPTIYSQGRLHPLPADTVNGIPTSAASVTGLVDDATIAQMAAEPSRPMPWRPGSDPAVGAVVADRFGAQVVARSVDPMLSGVYAGSAATIGIRSAVPTVAAALDAGATSLTDAGRRALPGSTQGPVFGAIDGGYQVLLDALVAHSRLQWVQTSIQHIGRDGTGWSLRDDDGRQWGADGVIVAVPAARLAPLMADIAPTAGAAAARIPVASAAVLALAVPGGTPLPAQSGVLVATGERLHTKAITLSTRKWGSRGNAELLRLSFGRFGDDLARATSDAELQNWALADVLTVFGIAVDPVDVRVHRWLDAMPQYSPGHRELAAELRAELPPTLALAGNYLDGIGVPACVGVAGRAAEAVVAATIRR from the coding sequence TTGGTCGCGGCTTATCGGCTACGCACGCTGGCCGGCGCCGACGCCGACATCACAGTGTTCGACCCGGCTGACCGCCTCGGTGGCATCCTGCGCACCGAACGGATCGCGGGCCAGCCCATGGATATCGGCGCCGAGGCGTACGTGGTGCGCCGCCCCGAGGTACCGGCCCTGCTGGCCGAGCTTGGCCTGGCCGGTCGCCAGATCAGCACCACCGGGGTGCGTCCCACCATTTACAGCCAGGGTCGCCTGCATCCGCTGCCCGCCGACACCGTCAACGGCATCCCGACGTCGGCCGCGTCGGTGACCGGTCTGGTCGACGATGCGACGATCGCGCAGATGGCCGCCGAGCCCAGCCGGCCCATGCCCTGGCGGCCGGGCTCGGACCCGGCGGTCGGCGCCGTCGTCGCCGACCGGTTCGGCGCCCAGGTCGTCGCCCGCTCGGTCGATCCCATGTTGTCCGGCGTTTACGCCGGTTCGGCCGCCACCATCGGCATCCGTTCCGCGGTTCCCACGGTGGCGGCCGCATTGGACGCCGGCGCCACCAGCCTCACCGACGCCGGCCGCCGCGCATTGCCGGGCAGCACGCAGGGCCCGGTGTTCGGCGCCATCGACGGCGGTTACCAGGTGCTGCTCGATGCGCTGGTGGCACACAGCCGGCTGCAGTGGGTGCAGACCTCGATACAGCACATCGGACGCGACGGGACGGGCTGGAGCCTGCGCGACGACGACGGCAGGCAGTGGGGTGCCGACGGGGTGATCGTCGCGGTGCCCGCCGCCCGGCTCGCGCCGCTGATGGCCGACATCGCCCCCACCGCAGGCGCAGCGGCAGCCCGGATTCCGGTTGCCTCCGCGGCGGTGCTGGCGCTGGCCGTTCCGGGCGGGACACCACTGCCCGCCCAGTCCGGTGTCCTGGTCGCCACCGGAGAACGCTTGCATACCAAGGCAATCACGTTGTCCACCCGCAAGTGGGGATCGCGCGGCAATGCCGAGTTGTTGCGGTTGTCGTTCGGGCGCTTTGGTGACGACCTGGCGCGCGCGACGTCGGACGCCGAACTTCAGAACTGGGCGCTGGCCGATGTGTTGACGGTGTTCGGGATCGCGGTCGACCCGGTTGACGTCCGGGTGCACCGTTGGCTGGATGCGATGCCGCAGTATTCGCCGGGCCATCGCGAGCTGGCCGCCGAGCTGCGCGCCGAGCTGCCGCCCACCTTGGCGCTTGCGGGTAACTATCTCGACGGCATCGGGGTGCCTGCGTGCGTGGGCGTGGCGGGCCGTGCGGCCGAGGCTGTGGTGGCCGCCACCATCCGCCGATAG
- the nhaA gene encoding Na+/H+ antiporter NhaA: MVADRKPYLARALFARGSWSETSRISSILRKETVGGALLLVAAAIALIWANSPWSEAYHRLGQVHVGTDRLGLHLDLTLGGWAADGLLAVFFFIVGLELKREFVAGDLRDPGRAALPIAAAVGGMVVPAVIFVSFTFGQGDGAARGWAIPTATDIAFAVAVLAVLSTHLPAALRTFLLTLAVVDDLLAITVIAAFYTDKINLTALLIALIPLALFTVLVQRRIRSWWLLVPLAALTWAFVHESGVHATVAGVLLGFAVPVMRSAAAGGPEAGPGLAEHFEHRLRPVSAGFAVPVFAFFAAGVTFGGYDGLITALSDPIAMGIVAGLVVGKTIGVFGTTWVLAAVTRARLDSALRWVDVFGMSMLAGIGFTVSLLIGELAYDPGSERQDVVKVAVLAGSLLAALLASVVLRLRNRHYRLVWELENRDLDHDGVPDIYESGQD, encoded by the coding sequence CTGGTGGCCGACCGCAAGCCGTATCTCGCCCGCGCGCTGTTCGCACGGGGATCGTGGTCGGAGACCTCGCGCATCAGCTCGATCCTGCGCAAGGAGACCGTCGGCGGTGCGCTGCTGCTGGTGGCTGCGGCGATCGCCCTGATCTGGGCGAACTCACCCTGGTCGGAGGCTTACCACCGGCTCGGGCAGGTCCACGTCGGGACCGACCGGCTGGGCCTGCACCTGGATCTGACGCTGGGCGGCTGGGCGGCCGACGGGTTGTTGGCCGTTTTCTTCTTCATCGTCGGGCTCGAACTCAAACGCGAATTCGTCGCAGGCGATCTGCGCGACCCCGGTCGCGCCGCGCTGCCGATCGCCGCCGCGGTCGGCGGCATGGTGGTACCGGCAGTGATCTTCGTCTCCTTCACCTTCGGCCAAGGGGACGGTGCGGCGCGGGGCTGGGCCATCCCGACGGCGACCGACATCGCGTTCGCGGTGGCTGTGCTGGCCGTCCTCTCCACGCATCTGCCGGCCGCACTGCGCACATTCCTGCTCACCCTGGCCGTCGTCGACGACCTGCTGGCGATCACGGTGATCGCGGCGTTCTACACCGACAAGATCAATCTGACCGCGCTGCTGATCGCACTGATCCCACTGGCGCTGTTCACGGTGCTGGTGCAGCGCCGGATCCGGTCCTGGTGGCTGCTGGTCCCGCTTGCCGCGCTGACCTGGGCCTTCGTTCACGAGTCCGGCGTGCATGCGACGGTCGCGGGGGTGCTGCTGGGTTTCGCGGTGCCGGTCATGCGCAGCGCGGCGGCCGGCGGTCCGGAGGCCGGCCCCGGGCTGGCCGAGCACTTCGAGCACCGGCTGCGGCCGGTGTCGGCGGGTTTCGCGGTCCCGGTCTTCGCGTTCTTCGCCGCCGGGGTGACCTTCGGCGGCTATGACGGTTTGATAACGGCGTTGTCCGATCCGATCGCGATGGGCATCGTCGCCGGGCTGGTGGTGGGTAAGACGATCGGGGTGTTCGGCACCACCTGGGTACTCGCCGCGGTGACCCGCGCCCGGCTCGACTCGGCTTTGCGCTGGGTCGACGTCTTCGGCATGTCGATGCTGGCCGGTATCGGGTTCACGGTGTCCCTGCTGATCGGCGAATTGGCCTACGATCCGGGTTCCGAACGCCAGGATGTCGTCAAGGTCGCTGTGCTGGCAGGAAGTTTGCTGGCCGCCCTTCTCGCGTCGGTGGTGCTGCGGCTGCGCAACCGGCATTACCGGCTGGTGTGGGAGCTGGAGAACCGCGACCTCGACCACGATGGTGTCCCCGACATCTACGAGTCTGGACAGGACTGA
- the hemE gene encoding uroporphyrinogen decarboxylase has product MSTRRQLPEAPYLAAATGRKPSRTPVWFMRQAGRSLPEYRELRAKNTMMQACFDPALISEITLQPVRRHGVDAAILFSDIVVPMRAAGIGLDIVPDVGPVIDNPVRTAADVAALKGLELQRVSAVSDAVGLLVGELGEVPLIGFAGAPFTLASYLVEGGPSKLHERTKAMMFADPSTWHALMGLLTDLTIAFLKVQLDAGVDAIQVFDSWAGTLSLADYRTHVLPHSSRVFAALADYRVPMTHFGVGTAELLGAMGEAGATVVGVDWRTSLADAALRVGPKLALQGNLDPVVLLAGWPVVEQAARAVVDDGRLAVDAGAAGHIFNLGHGVLPATDPAILTDLVALVHSL; this is encoded by the coding sequence ATGAGTACCCGTCGCCAGCTGCCCGAGGCGCCCTATCTGGCCGCCGCCACTGGCCGCAAGCCCAGCCGGACCCCGGTGTGGTTCATGCGCCAGGCCGGCCGGTCGCTGCCCGAGTACCGCGAACTGCGGGCCAAGAACACGATGATGCAGGCCTGCTTCGACCCGGCACTGATCAGCGAGATCACCCTGCAGCCGGTGCGTAGGCACGGGGTGGACGCGGCGATCCTGTTCTCCGACATCGTGGTCCCGATGCGCGCCGCGGGCATCGGCCTGGACATCGTGCCCGACGTCGGCCCGGTGATCGACAACCCGGTGCGGACCGCCGCCGATGTCGCCGCGCTGAAAGGTCTTGAGCTGCAGCGGGTCAGCGCGGTCTCGGACGCGGTCGGTCTGCTGGTCGGCGAGCTCGGTGAGGTGCCGCTGATCGGTTTCGCGGGCGCCCCGTTCACGCTGGCGTCCTATCTGGTCGAGGGCGGGCCCAGCAAGCTGCACGAACGGACCAAGGCGATGATGTTCGCCGACCCCTCGACATGGCATGCGCTGATGGGGTTGTTGACCGATCTGACGATCGCCTTCCTGAAGGTGCAGCTCGACGCCGGCGTCGACGCCATCCAGGTGTTCGATTCGTGGGCTGGCACGCTATCGCTGGCCGACTACCGCACCCATGTGTTGCCGCACAGTTCACGGGTGTTCGCCGCTCTGGCCGACTACCGGGTGCCGATGACGCACTTCGGCGTGGGCACCGCGGAACTGCTGGGCGCCATGGGTGAGGCCGGCGCGACGGTCGTCGGCGTCGACTGGCGTACCTCGCTGGCTGACGCCGCGTTGCGGGTGGGCCCGAAACTGGCGCTGCAGGGCAATCTGGATCCGGTCGTGCTGCTCGCCGGCTGGCCGGTCGTCGAGCAGGCGGCGCGGGCGGTGGTCGACGACGGCAGGCTGGCGGTCGACGCGGGCGCGGCGGGGCACATCTTCAATCTGGGGCACGGCGTACTGCCCGCCACCGATCCGGCAATTCTGACAGATCTGGTCGCACTGGTGCACTCGTTGTGA
- the hemQ gene encoding hydrogen peroxide-dependent heme synthase: protein MAKLDFDELNATIRYVMFSTFAAEPGELGFDEETRAAVVDETATFLKQQEDNGVVVRGIYDVAGLRADADFMFWTHAERIESLQATYNDFRRTTTLGRAVTPVWSAVALHRPAEFNKSHIPAFLAGEEPGNYVCVYPFVRSLDWYLLPDEDRRKMLADHGMAARSYKDVRANTVPAFALGDYEWILAFEAPELYRIVDLMRDLRATEARRHVREEVPFFTGPRIGVEQLVAKLP from the coding sequence ATGGCCAAACTGGACTTCGACGAGCTCAACGCCACGATCCGTTACGTCATGTTCTCGACCTTCGCGGCAGAACCGGGGGAGCTGGGCTTCGACGAAGAGACCCGCGCCGCCGTCGTCGACGAGACGGCGACGTTCCTCAAACAGCAGGAGGACAACGGCGTCGTGGTGCGCGGCATCTACGACGTGGCGGGTCTGCGCGCCGACGCCGACTTCATGTTCTGGACGCACGCCGAGCGGATCGAGTCCCTGCAGGCGACCTACAACGACTTCCGCCGCACCACCACCCTGGGCCGGGCCGTCACCCCGGTGTGGAGTGCCGTCGCCCTGCACCGGCCTGCGGAGTTCAACAAGAGTCACATCCCCGCCTTCCTGGCGGGCGAGGAGCCGGGCAATTACGTCTGTGTCTACCCGTTCGTGCGTTCGCTGGACTGGTATCTGCTGCCTGACGAGGACCGCCGCAAGATGCTCGCCGACCACGGCATGGCCGCCCGCAGTTACAAAGACGTGCGCGCCAACACCGTCCCTGCTTTCGCGCTCGGTGACTACGAGTGGATTCTGGCGTTCGAAGCGCCTGAGCTGTACCGGATTGTCGACCTGATGCGCGACTTGCGCGCCACCGAAGCCCGTCGGCACGTGCGCGAGGAAGTCCCGTTCTTCACCGGTCCGCGGATCGGCGTGGAGCAATTGGTCGCCAAACTGCCCTAG